The following is a genomic window from Candidatus Bathyarchaeota archaeon.
CGTCAATTTCCAATAGGAGGTTTGCTCGTTCTGTTCCTAAAGTTTTTAGTTTTTCTCTCAGGTTTTTCAGCGTATTCACAAGTTCTCCCTCGATTCCTTTAATCTTTTCCGCCACTCCTTTTATGCTTAACTCTTTTTTCTCTTCTCTTTTCCCGCCAGAACGGAATTTATTTCCACATTCTGGGCATTCAAACATTCCAAAAACAATCTCGGTGGTGCCACCCGGTTTTGAAGTCTTTCTCGAAATAGACCATGTCTTGAAAGGAACGCTGACTTCAGTTTCACACTTTGGACATTTAGCCAAGACTTGCAGCTCCAATATGATTAGGCAATATTTTGCTAAAATGCTTTGTTATCATAAAGGCTGGTTTGGTTCGTCATAGTGGCAACTTGTGCAAGAATCTAAAAAAAGAAAGGGTGAAGGTTATATGCTTATTACGAATGAGAGGCGTTCAGCGAGTTCTTTGTAACGGTTTCTTATGGTTACTTCTGTGACTTGCGCAATTTCGGCGATTTCTCGTTGAGTCTTTCTTTCTCCTGTTAAGACAGATGCGATGTAGCTTGCAGCTGCAGCGATACCTGTGGGGCCTCTTCCTGAAGTCAATCTCAACTCCTTTGCGGTTGCTAAGATCTTATGAGCTATCTCTTCCACTTTGCCCTGCATCGTCAACTGATTCGAAAACTTCGCGATATATTGACTTGGCTTAAGTGGTGGAATAAAGTAATCAAGTTCTTTGACGAGGAAACGGTAGCTACGGCCAACCTCCTTCTTGTTTATGTTTGAAGCTTGGGCAATTTCTTCCAAAGTTCTTGGAAGAGAACACTGCCTACAGGCAACATATATTGCAGCAGCAGTTACGCCTTGAATAGACCGACCGCGAATTAGACGTGCCTTTACAGCCCTTCGATAAATTACTGAAGCGGTTTCGAGAATGTTTTTGGGCAAGCTGAGGGCATTAGCAATCTTGCTAATTTCTGAAAGTGCAAAAGCCAGATTCCGTTCCGTAGCATCTGAAACTCGAATACGCCGTTGCCATTTTCTAAGACGATAAACCTGTGC
Proteins encoded in this region:
- a CDS encoding transcription initiation factor IIB, with product AEIVCMDCGIVIAAKLQDRGPEWRAFNDEQRAKRIRVGAPLTYTIHDKGLSTVIDWHDRDVYGKRLSPGQKAQVYRLRKWQRRIRVSDATERNLAFALSEISKIANALSLPKNILETASVIYRRAVKARLIRGRSIQGVTAAAIYVACRQCSLPRTLEEIAQASNINKKEVGRSYRFLVKELDYFIPPLKPSQYIAKFSNQLTMQGKVEEIAHKILATAKELRLTSGRGPTGIAAAASYIASVLTGERKTQREIAEIAQVTEVTIRNRYKELAERLSFVISI